The window TTCCGGCGCTGTTCGAGGATGGCTGCTCGGGAGATATGTTCGCCATTCCCGATGGGGCTACTGACAGCATCTTCCTCAGCTCCTCTCCCTGCACGCTTTCCTTTTCAAAAAGGATATGGGCCAGATCATTCAAGACACCCTGCGCTCTGAGAGAAGCTTCATTGATAATGTTGGCCAGGTCCGCCCCGACAAAACCCGGTGTGCGACCGGCGATTTTGCCGAGGTCGACATCGGGACCAAAAATCACATTTCTGGAATGGATCTTCAGGATGGCTTCACGTCCATGGATATCCGGTCGGTCGACCAGGACCTGCCGATCGAGTTCGTCCAAAACGATCCATAGCGTTCGAATAGCTCGCTTGAGTAAAGAGGTGTAGGCGACATCGAACCGGTATCCCGCCTCGCGCAAGGCAGCACCAGCCTTATGTGCCTCGGCGATTCCGGCTTCGGCAAGGTCTACGTCTTGCCAACCGGTAAAGCGGTTCTGCTGGTTCCAGTCACTTAACCCGTGCCGCAGGAGTACAAGTTTGTGCCTGCTCTCCATAATTGGCTCCCCTGATCCAGGAGATAAGAATTCAAGATTTTGGGATATTGAGCTTTCACTCTGTCAGTTGATCCTGGCCTGCATGCGAGTCATGTGTAGTCATATGCGTCCACCACGAACATGTTGTGCACCAGCATTCACTATCTGGGATATTGAATTTTTAGAGCCACCTTTTCGGCCTTTCGCAATTATTAAGCCGAAACCTGATTGGCGGACATGAATCGATGATTTCTAGTTGGGTAAATATCGTATTATCGGATAGATGCACTTTCGAGCAATGTTCGCTAATTACCCTTCGGCCTAATACACCACAGTCGTTAAAATTATATAGCCTCTTCTGTATGTTCTCAAAGAAAAATTCTGATTTCTAGGCTTTAATAAAAGTTGGCCATTGGGTGAAAACTCGACCAACAGCCCTGCTGCATTAGGACTGCTAAGACAGTTTGCTAAAGCTATTAGCTGCGTACGACCAAAGAGATGGGGGGCGCCGATCCGGACCATCTTCAAACAGTTTGAAGTAGACTCAAGCTTGAAAAGTGATGTATATCCCCTGCACAACAGGGTGTGTCTCGTTGGCTTTGGAGCAGTATCATCAGCTCGAACCACCCCGGAACGATTGAAGGAGATGGGGCAGCCATCCTCGATGGAGACAGCAATAGATTTATCCTGGCAATACATTGCCGTGGATTCTTCACCTCGGTTTACC of the Desulfosediminicola ganghwensis genome contains:
- a CDS encoding 2,3-bisphosphoglycerate-dependent phosphoglycerate mutase codes for the protein MESRHKLVLLRHGLSDWNQQNRFTGWQDVDLAEAGIAEAHKAGAALREAGYRFDVAYTSLLKRAIRTLWIVLDELDRQVLVDRPDIHGREAILKIHSRNVIFGPDVDLGKIAGRTPGFVGADLANIINEASLRAQGVLNDLAHILFEKESVQGEELRKMLSVAPSGMANISPEQPSSNSAGKSDNENVDHSGNTEKST